A stretch of Vigna angularis cultivar LongXiaoDou No.4 chromosome 4, ASM1680809v1, whole genome shotgun sequence DNA encodes these proteins:
- the LOC108330676 gene encoding glucan endo-1,3-beta-glucosidase 5 has translation MGGGMFGRCDFVVVVVLVGLVGSVSGIGVNWGTQSTHPLSPSKVVKMLKDNGIQKVKLFDADPGILDALKKSGIQVMVGIPNDMLYTLANSVEAAEKWVSKNVSKHVSSGGVDIRYVAVGNEPFLSTYNRTYETTTLPALQNIQAALTKSGLSNRVKVTVPLNADVYQSSSEKPSDGGFRPDINSLMVQIVKFLNDNGAPFTVNIYPFISLYADPNFPVDYAFFNGYQPAINDNGRNYDNVFDANHDTLVWALQKNGFGNLPIIVGEIGWPTDGDRNANLQSAQRFNQGFMSRYMSGKGTPMRPSPIDAYLFSLIDEDAKSIQPGNFERHWGMFYLDGQPKYQLNLGSARGNGLVGAEGVDHLAKKWCVLKPSANLNDDQVAPSVAYACQNADCTSLGYGTSCGNLDVHGNISYAFNSYYQVNDQMDSACKFPGLSMVTDKDPSVGDCKFRIMIQTDSAVLHGKIGSLPTVLCSFVIFLCCNLLF, from the exons ATGGGGGGTGGAATGTTTGGAAGgtgtgattttgttgttgttgtggtgttGGTGGGGTTGGTGGGGTCAGTGAGTGGGATTGGTGTGAACTGGGGGACACAGTCGACACACCCTTTGTCTCCTTCGAAGGTGGTGAAGATGCTGAAGGACAATGGCATTCAGAAGGTGAAACTTTTTGATGCTGATCCTGGTATTTTGGATGCTCTCAAGAAGTCTGGGATACAGGTCATGGTGGGGATTCCCAATGACATGCTTTATACGCTCGCCAACAGTGTTGAAGCAGCTGAGAAATGGGTTTCCAAGAATGTTTCCAAACATGTCTCTTCTGGAGGAGTTGACATCAG GTATGTTGCAGTGGGGAATGAACCATTCTTGTCAACATACAATAGAACCTATGAAACCACAACTCTTCCAGCACTTCAAAACATTCAGGCAGCTCTCACAAAGTCCGGTTTGAGCAACCGTGTGAAGGTCACAGTCCCCTTAAATGCCGATGTGTACCAAAGCTCGTCAGAGAAGCCGTCAGACGGCGGTTTCAGACCAGACATTAACAGTCTGATGGTACAGATTGTGAAGTTCTTGAATGACAATGGCGCACCTTTCACAGTGAACATCTACCCTTTCATCAGCCTCTACGCTGACCCCAATTTCCCTGTTGACTATGCCTTCTTTAACGGCTACCAGCCTGCTATAAATGACAATGGAAGAAACTACGACAACGTGTTTGATGCTAACCACGACACTCTGGTGTGGGCACTGCAGAAGAATGGCTTCGGAAACTTGCCTATAATTGTAGGGGAAATTGGGTGGCCTACAGATGGAGACAGAAATGCAAACCTTCAAAGTGCACAACGTTTCAACCAAGGTTTCATGTCACGTTACATGTCTGGAAAAGGGACCCCAATGAGGCCCAGTCCTATAGATGCTTATTTGTTCAGTCTGATAGATGAAGACGCCAAAAGCATTCAGCCAGGAAACTTTGAGCGTCATTGGGGGATGTTTTACTTGGATGGACAACCAAAATACCAACTTAATCTTGGGTCTGCAAGAGGTAATGGGTTAGTGGGTGCTGAGGGGGTTGATCATTTGGCTAAAAAGTGGTGCGTTTTGAAACCTTCGGCAAACCTTAACGATGACCAAGTGGCACCTAGTGTGGCCTATGCTTGTCAAAATGCTGATTGCACTAGTCTTGGGTATGGAACTTCTTGTGGCAATTTGGATGTGCATGGTAACATTTCTTATGCGTTTAACAGTTACTATCAGGTCAATGACCAGATGGACAGTGCCTGCAAATTCCCTGGCCTTTCTATGGTCACTGACAAAGATCCTTCTGTTGGAGATTGCAAGTTCAGAATCATGATCCAGACAGATTCCGCTGTGTTACATGGAAAAATTGGATCTCTACCCACAGTGCTGTGTTCTTTTGTAATTTTCCTATGTTGTAatcttttgttttga
- the LOC108331466 gene encoding DDB1- and CUL4-associated factor homolog 1 — MEDQANQAPPQHDEEEDSKKEEDELVTKVNKLMEKITSTPDNPNATVLHALASILETQESRYMDENGHSSSSTARAAHVIGRLGGLIRENDEFFELISSKFLSETRYSTSVRAASGRLLLCCSLTWIYPHVFEEPVMENIKNWVMDDNTGLSSEEQNLKHSSGRREASDSEMLKTYSTGLLAVCLVGGGQIVEDVLTSGLSAKLMRYLRLRVLGETSSNQKDVTHMTESRHASANTSGRARDDGRGRFRQLLEPNHLDDTRMIDERSLDDVSLERAPDRSISGQTHQEGSWIEGEPPDGLGEGVDVQEVDSDGEDRWRYRDIRDGRIKYSEHDDNVRDDSSRRRSNRGWGRSKGKGRVTEGTVESDSILSSPGSGSRLVQGRRDRSVMRNADFRRVAESKKTLGRISLESSGFERDDHDDCFHECRIGNKDITDLVRKAVQAAEAEARSANAPEEAVKAAGDAAADLVKTAASEEYKSSDNEEAAFLAASKAASTVIDAATAVEVSRSSIGNNTVTENESGKETETNEDVEEYFIPDTQSLAQLREKYCIQCLELLGEYVEVLGPVLHEKGVDVCLALLQQNSKHREPSKVALLLPDVMKLICALAAHRKFAALFVDRGGMQKLLAVPRMAQTFFGLSSCLFTIGSLQGIMERVCALPSQVVYHVVELALQLLDCNQDQARKNAALFFAASFVFRAVLDAFDSLDGLQKLLGLLNDAASVRSGINSGALSLSNSGSLRNDRSSAEVLTSSEKQIAYHTCVALRQYFRAHLLVLVDSIRPNKSNRSAARNIPSVRAVYKPLDISNEAMDGVFLQLQKDRKLGPAFVRTRWLAVEKFLASNGHVTMLELCQAPPVERYLHDLLQYALGVLHIVTLVPSSRKMIVNVTLSNNRVGIAVILDAANIASNHVDPEIIQPALNVLVNLVCPPPSISNKPAMVAQGQQLPSSQTSNGPPSETRDRNAERSVSDRGVHSTSQIDPRERNGESNAIDRGNAASLSTQAVGSTPQTPVASATSGLVGDRRISLGAGAGCAGLAAQLEQGYRQARETVRSNNGIKVLLHLLQPRIYSPPAALDCLRALACRVLLGLARDDTIAHILTKLQVGKKLSELIRDSGSQTPGTEQGRWQAELSQAAIELIGIVTNSGRASTLAATDAATPTLRRIERAAIAAATPITYHSRELLLLIHEHLQASGLAQTASMLLKEAQFTPLPSLVPASSLPQQPTTQEASSTQIQWPSGRTPSGFLSNKLKFNSKDEDPVFKSESVSAKKKSLTFSSSFHSRLQLLDSQQSSVRKLSNTVKESLETSVVETGSESSVKHNIDNGSQFKTPVAVLAKRKLSDLKDISMFSSSGKRLNVGDQGLRSPICSSAIRKSSLQPDAVGLFTPTCNVKNQHSRCTGDLVDENQCSMSNLCQMTPSSQVLNDLQPSNPERVTLDSLVVQYLKHQHRQCPAPITTLPPLSLLHPHVCPEPKRSLDAPSNVTARLGTREFKYMYGGVHGNRRDRQFVYSRFRPWRTCRDDAGALLTCITFVGDSSHIAVGSHNGELKFFESNNSNVVESFTGHQAPLTLVQSFVSGETQLLLSSSSQDVRLWDATSILGGPSHSFEGCRAARFSNSGNVFAALSSESSRREILLYDIQTCHLESKLTDTFATSTGRGHVYSLIHFNPSDSMLLWNGVLWDRRVSGPVHRFDQFTDYGGGGFHPAGNEVIINSEVWDLRKFRLLRSVPSLDQTSITFNARGDVMYAILRRNLEDVMSAVHTRRVKHPLFSAFRTVDAVNYSDIATIPVDRCVLDFATEPTDSFVGLITMDDQDEMYASARIYEIGRRRPTDDDSDPDDAESEEEDEDDDDDDGDVDPLLGPGLGGDSGSDADDMSNDDEEDDSVSDLDEDEDGDFILDDVDFDGGPGILEIVTEGDEDDDDSQVLESLSSDDEDFVGNGFGY; from the exons ATGGAGGATCAAGCGAATCAAGCGCCACCGCAGCACGATGAAGAGGAGGATTCtaagaaggaagaagatgaattggTAACGAAGGTTAACAAACTCATGGAGAAGATCACTTCCACGCCTGATAACCCTAACGCCACCGTTCTCCACGCTCTTGCCTCCATTCTCGAAACGCAAGAGTCAAG ATACATGGATGAGAATGGCCATTCTTCCTCCAGTACTGCCCGTGCCGCTCATGTCATTGGTCGTCTTGGAGGTTTAATTCGG GAAAATGATGAGTTTTTTGAGTTGATATCTTCAAAGTTTCTGTCAGAGACAAGATACTCAACTTCTGTTCGAGCTGCTTCTGGAAGACTTCTCCTATGCTGTTCACTAACATGGATT TATCCTCATGTTTTTGAAGAACCGGTCatggaaaacataaaaaattggGTGATGGATGATAACACTGGGCTGTCTTCTGAAGAGCAGAATCTGAAGCATAGTTCCGGGAGAAGGGAGGCATCAGACTCTGAAATGTTGAAAACCTACTCTACTGGACTCCTTGCTGTTTGTTTGGTTGG TGGAGGTCAAATTGTTGAAGATGTATTGACATCTGGCTTGTCAGCTAAGCTTATGCGATATCTTCGTTTACGTGTTCTGGGAGAGACAAGTAGCAATCAGAAAGATGTTACTCATATGACAGAGAGTAGGCATGCATCTGCGAATACTTCAGGGAGAGCTAGAGATGACGGTCGTGGCAGATTTCGCCAGCTCCTTGAACCAAATCATTTGGATGATACTAGGATGATTGATGAGAGATCTTTAGATGATGTAAGTCTTGAAAGGGCTCCAGATAGAAGCATTAGTGGACAAACACATCAAGAAGGATCTTGGATAGAAGGTGAACCACCTGATGGGCTTGGTGAAGGTGTTGATGTCCAGGAGGTAGATTCTGATGGGGAAGATAGATGGCGTTACAGAGATATACGTGATGGAAGGATAAAATACAGTGAGCATGATGACAATGTTAGAGATGACTCTTCAAGGCGGCGTTCAAACCGTGGATGGGGAAGATCTAAAGGGAAAGGAAGGGTCACTGAAGGGACTGTAGAGAGTGATTCCATTTTATCATCTCCTGGTTCTGGTAGTAGATTAGTACAGGGTCGGAGAGATAGAAGCGTAATGAGGAATGCTGATTTTAGGAGGGTGGCTGAGTCTAAGAAGACCCTTGGCAGGATCTCTTTGGAGTCTTCTGGTTTTGAAAGAGATGATCACGATGATTGTTTCCATGAATGCCGAATTGGAAATAAAGATATAACTGATCTTGTCCGGAAAGCAGTTCAAGCTGCTGAAGCTGAAGCCAGATCAGCCAATGCACCCGAAGAAGCTGTCAAAGCAGCTGGTGATGCTGCTGCTGACCTGGTTAAAACTGCAGCTTCAGAG GAATATAAATCCTCTGATAATGAAGAAGCAGCTTTTTTGGCTGCTTCTAAAGCTGCATCAACTGTTATTGATGCTGCAACTGCAGTTGAAGTTTCAAG GAGTTCTATTGGCAACAATACTGTAACAGAGAACGAGAGTGGCAAAGAAACAGAAACTAATGAGGATGTGGAAGAGTACTTCATCCCAGATACTCAATCACTTGCACAGTTGAGGGAAAAATATTGCATTCAGTGTCTTGAGTTACTTGGAGAATATGTAGAAGTACTTGGCCCTGTGTTGCACGAGAAGGGAGTTGATGTGTGTCTTGCACTTCTGCAGCAGAATTCTAAACATCGGGAGCCATCCAAGGTTGCTTTGCTGTTGCCCGATGTCATGAAGCTAATATGTGCTTTGGCTGCACATAGGAAATTTGCTGCACTTTTTGTGGACCGAGGGGGAATGCAAAAGCTTCTTGCTGTCCCTAGAATGGCACAGACTTTCTTTGGTCTTTCTTCTTGTCTATTCACTATTGGCTCTCTTCAG GGTATAATGGAAAGGGTTTGTGCTCTTCCATCACAAGTTGTTTATCACGTTGTTGAGTTAGCTCTACAACTTCTTGACTGCAATCAAGATCAAGCCCGTAAGAATGCAGCATTGTTTTTTGCTGCTTCGTTTGTCTTCAGAGCTGTTCTTGATGCCTTTGATTCCCTAGATGGATTACAGAAATTACTGGGCCTTCTAAATGATGCTGCTTCTGTAAGATCAGGAATAAATTCTGGAGCCTTGAGTTTATCTAACTCAGGATCACTTCGAAATGATCGATCATCTGCAGAAGTGCTGACATCATCTGAGAAGCAGATAGCCTATCACACTTGTGTTGCTTTGAGGCAATATTTCAGGGCCCATCTCCTTGTGTTAGTGGACTCCATTCGTCCTAACAAGAGCAATCGTAGTGCTGCTAGAAATATTCCAAGTGTAAGGGCTGTGTACAAGCCCCTTGATATTAGTAATGAGGCAATGGATGGAGTATTCCTACAATTACAAAAGGACCGGAAGCTAGGTCCTGCATTTGTTAGAACACGTTGGCTAGCTGTTGAGAAGTTCTTGGCATCTAATGGACATGTTACCATGTTGGAGTTATGTCAG GCCCCACCAGTGGAGCGATATCTGCATGATCTGCTTCAGTATGCTTTGGGTGTTCTGCACATTGTTACATTGGTACCTAGCAGTCGTAAGATGATCGTAAATGTAACTTTAAGCAACAATCGTGTTGGTATTGCGGTAATTTTGGATGCTGCAAATATAGCTAGTAATCATGTGGACCCAGAG ATAATTCAACCAGCACTAAATGTTTTAGTCAATCTTGTTTGCCCTCCTCCTTCAATAAGCAATAAACCGGCTATGGTTGCACAAGGTCAGCAGTTGCCATCCTCCCAGACATCTAATGGTCCTCCCTCAGAGACTAGAGATAGAAATGCTGAACGAAGTGTTTCAGATCGAGGTGTTCACTCTACTAGCCAGATTGATCCTAGGGAGAGGAATGGGGAGTCCAATGCTATAGATCGAGGCAATGCTGCAAGCTTAAGTACACAGGCTGTTGGTAGTACTCCACAAACTCCAGTTGCTTCTGCAACTTCTGGATTGGTTGGCGACCGAAGAATATCTTTGGGTGCAGGAGCAGGTTGTGCAGGCCTTGCTGCACAACTGGAACAAGGATATCGTCAGGCAAGAGAGACTGTCCGATCCAATAATGGTATAAAggttcttcttcatctcctccAACCACGAATATATTCACCTCCTGCTGCACTGGACTGTCTTCGGGCCCTAGCATGTCGAGTCTTGCTTGGATTAGCCAGAGATGATACAATTGCACACATATTGACAAAGCTCCAG GTTGGGAAAAAGCTGTCAGAACTGATTCGGGATTCTGGTAGCCAAACTCCTGGAACGGAGCAGGGTAGGTGGCAAGCTGAACTTTCCCAGGCTGCCATTGAGCTTATTGGG ATTGTGACTAATTCTGGCCGTGCAAGTACATTAGCTGCTACTGATGCAGCTACTCCTACTTTAAGGCGCATAGAAAGAGCAGCTATTGCTGCTGCTACTCCTATTACTTACCATTCAAG GGAACTTTTGCTTCTAATTCATGAACACCTACAGGCATCTGGATTGGCACAAACTGCTTCTATGTTGCTTAAAGAGGCACAGTTTACTCCTTTGCCATCATTGGTTCCTGCCTCTTCTCTTCCACAACAGCCCACAACACAGGAAGCTTCTTCAACACAAATTCAGTGGCCCTCTGGTCGTACTCCTTCTGGATTTCTCTCTAACAAATTAAAGTTTAACTCAAAGGATGAGGATCCCGTCTTCAAAAGTGAATCTGTCTCTGCAAAGAAAAAATCACTAACTTTCTCATCATCTTTTCATTCAAGACTCCAACTTCTTGATTCTCAACAATCATCTGTGAGGAAATTGTCAAATACTGTTAAAGAATCTTTAGAAACTAGTGTAGTAGAGACTGGATCGGAATCTTCAGTGAAACATAACATTGATAATGGATCTCAGTTTAAGACTCCAGTAGCTGTGCTAGCAAAACGGAAGTTATCTGATTTGAAGGACATATCAATGTTTTCTTCATCTGGAAAACGATTAAATGTTGGGGATCAAGGACTCCGCTCTCCTATTTGTTCAAGTGCAATTCGTAAAAGCAGCCTGCAACCTGATGCAGTTGGACTTTTCACCCCAACTTGTAACGTGAAAAATCAACATAGCCGTTGTACGGGTGACTTGGTGGACGAGAATCAGTGCAGTATGTCAAATCTATGTCAGATGACACCATCCTCCCAAGTTTTAAACGACCTTCAGCCCAGCAACCCTGAGCGTGTAACATTAGATTCTCTAGTGGTTCAGTATTTGAAGCATCAACATCGCCAATGTCCAGCTCCTATCACAACACTTCCTCCACTGTCACTTCTGCACCCGCATGTCTGTCCTGAACCAAAGCGAAGCCTTGATGCGCCTTCTAATGTGACCGCAAGGCTTGGTACACGCGAGTTTAAATATATGTATGGTGGAGTACATGGGAATCGCAGGGATCGTCAATTTGTTTACAGTCGGTTTAGGCCTTGGCGAACATGTCGGGATGATGCTGGTGCCTTGTTAACATGCATTACATTTGTTGGGGACTCCTCTCATATTGCTGTTGGAAGCCATAATGGGGAGCTCAAATTTTTTGAATCCAACAACAGCAATGTAGTAGAGAGTTTCACAGGTCATCAGGCTCCTTTGACTCTTGTTCAGTCTTTTGTTTCAGGCGAGACCCAGCTATTACTTTCTTCAAGCTCCCAAGATGTTAGATTGTGGGACGCAACTTCAATTTTAGGTGGTCCTAGCCATTCATTTGAAGGGTGCAGGGCAGCCAGGTTTAGCAATTCTGGGAATGTTTTTGCAGCCCTGTCATCAGAATCTTCCCGACGGGAGATCCTCTTGTATGATATCCAAACATGTCACTTAGAGTCGAAGTTGACAGATACATTTGCAACTTCTACAGGGCGTGGTCACGTTTATTCTTTAATCCATTTTAATCCTTCTGACTCAATGCTTCTTTGGAATGGTGTCTTGTGGGATCGACGTGTCTCTGGTCCTGTTCATCGCTTTGATCAGTTTACAGATTATGGTGGTGGAGGCTTTCATCCTGCTGGCAACGAG GTTATTATAAACTCTGAAGTCTGGGATCTGCGCAAGTTCAGATTGCTACGCAGTGTGCCTTCATTGGATCAAACATCAATAACATTCAATGCGCGTGGTGATGTAATGTATGCTATCTTAAGGAGAAATCTTGAGGATGTAATGTCAGCAGTCCACACTCGACGCGTCAAGCATCCTCTTTTTTCAGCTTTCCGCACAGTGGATGCAGTTAATTATTCTGACATTGCAACTATCCCTGTGGATCGCTGTGTTCTTGATTTTGCAACTGAGCCTACAGACTCATTTGTTGGGCTGATTACCATGGATGATCAGGATGAGATGTATGCTTCTGCCAGAATATATGAAATTGGTCGTCGGAGGCCAACGGATGATGATTCCGATCCTGATGATGCTGAAAGTGAGGAGGAGGATGAGGATGACGacgatgatgatggtgatgttGATCCTCTTTTAGGCCCTGGTCTTGGTGGGGATAGTGGCAGTGATGCTGATGATATGAGCAATGATGACGAGGAGGATGATAGTGTGAGTGATCttgatgaagatgaggatggagattttattttggatgatgTAGACTTTGATGGTGGACCTGGCATATTGGAGATCGTGACAGAAGGtgacgaagatgatgatgatagtcAGGTACTTGAATCCTTAAGTAGTGATGATGAGGATTTTGTGGGTAATGGCTTTGGGTATTAA
- the LOC108330806 gene encoding acetylglutamate kinase, chloroplastic: MTMAGTYKTLTNTFLHFPFTTKPQNPLTTYSSNPSFPSSRLRHRAIYAVANPVQPPQIATDSTTPGQYRVDVLSESLPFIQKFRGKTIVVKYGGAAMKSPELQASVINDLVLLSCVGLRPVMVHGGGPEINTWLGRLNIPAVFRDGLRVTDADTMEIVSMVLVGKVNKTLVSLINKAGATAVGLSGLDGRLLTARPSPKAADLGFVGEVARVDPAVLRSLIDTNHIPVVTSVAADESGQPYNINADTVAGELAAALGAEKLILLTDVAGILEDRNDPNSLVKKIDIKGVKKMVEEGKVGGGMIPKVNCCVRSLAQGVTTASIIDGRVPHSLLLEILTDEGAGTMITG, translated from the coding sequence ATGACGATGGCAGGGACATACAAAACCCTAACAAATACTTTCCTCCATTTCCCATTCACAACCAAACCCCAAAACCCATTGACCACATACTCCAGTAACCCCTCTTTCCCTTCCTCTCGCCTCCGCCACCGTGCCATTTACGCGGTTGCCAACCCGGTTCAACCTCCACAAATAGCCACCGACTCAACCACTCCGGGTCAGTACCGAGTCGACGTGCTCTCTGAATCGCTCCCCTTCATCCAGAAATTCCGCGGCAAGACCATAGTCGTCAAGTACGGTGGCGCCGCCATGAAGTCCCCGGAGCTTCAGGCTTCTGTAATCAACGACCTGGTCCTCCTATCTTGCGTGGGCCTCCGCCCCGTCATGGTCCACGGCGGCGGTCCCGAGATCAACACCTGGCTTGGACGCCTTAACATCCCCGCTGTCTTCCGCGACGGCCTCCGCGTTACCGACGCCGATACCATGGAGATCGTCTCCATGGTTCTCGTCGGCAAGGTCAACAAAACCCTCGTCTCCCTCATCAACAAGGCCGGGGCCACCGCCGTAGGTCTCTCCGGCCTCGATGGCCGCCTCCTCACCGCCCGTCCCAGCCCCAAGGCCGCCGATCTAGGCTTCGTCGGCGAGGTCGCCAGAGTCGACCCTGCAGTCCTCCGCTCCCTCATCGACACCAACCACATCCCGGTCGTCACCTCCGTCGCCGCCGACGAGTCCGGACAGCCCTACAATATTAACGCCGACACTGTCGCTGGAGAACTGGCTGCAGCGCTTGGCGCGGAGAAGCTGATTCTGCTGACAGACGTGGCGGGGATCCTGGAGGATCGGAACGATCCCAACAGCTTGGTGAAGAAGATTGACATAAAAGGAGTGAAGAAAATGGTTGAGGAGGGAAAAGTTGGAGGTGGAATGATACCTAAGGTTAATTGTTGCGTGAGATCGCTGGCACAAGGGGTTACTACCGCGAGTATTATTGATGGTAGGGTTCCTCACTCTTTGTTGCTCGAGATTTTAACTGATGAAGGTGCTGGAACTATGATAACTGGCTAA
- the LOC108331115 gene encoding DDT domain-containing protein DDR4 — translation MQAAEEGGDNKPMGFDGSDLDKEIFKLRGRWELASILNFLEVFNPILGNDLKLSAEDIEIGLVKPDASLARLHIQLLKGMPPVSKTLEDSDKWVTALCKKLTMWWPWVAEGEIPLVPSKGQEISKYKEIDPSDRLLLLKALCEVRADQHDAVSYINNALKERTQISSFRKDALGRDGTGTSYWYDATSKGQSHRLYREVIKSDSIPKDEGNRHLSLPSIQWETLASNLEEFAEVAKKFSFSKSSVKVSVSTKLQSNVIPALEKLREKKEKTMKKKQRQDMLLKDIQNSYCSGNTRACRTRRPICYTFEAYDRTITEAIQLTNKRKRSPVADQDKTRQSEDQSKTKDVSTDSDSERDIMQISDDVDAGYEVENDGISEEENFVDGELVNSEALSSHAVSYPKGVRCSKRLAGVPSHAILESRGLTTKQTLRQRPTRNSALESIMILDSEDEEHDGKTDLSDSI, via the exons ATGCAGGCCGCAGAAGAAGGTGGTGACAATAAGCCAATGGGTTTTGATGGAAGCGATTTGGACAAAGAAATTTTCAAGCTGCGCGGGAGATGGGAACTCGCTTCTATTCTCAATTTTTTGGAG gtgtttaatccgaTACTTGGAAATGATTTGAAGCTTTCTGCTGAGGATATTGAGATTGGGCTTGTTAAGCCTGATGCTTCGCTTGCTCGCCTTCATATTCAGCTTTTGAAG GGAATGCCACCTGTGAGTAAAACACTGGAGGATTCTGACAAATGGGTGACTGCACTCTGTAAGAAACTTACTATGTGGTGGCCATGG GTCGCTGAGGGGGAGATTCCACTTGTACCATCTAAAGG ACAGGAGATATCCAAGTACAAGGAAATTGATCCATCAGATCGTTTACTACTGCTAAAAGCGCTTTGTGAAGTTAGAGCTGAT CAACATGATGCAGTGTCATACATAAATAATGCTTTAAAAGAAAGAACTCAAATCTCATCTTTTCGCAAAGATGCCTTAGGAAGAGATGGAACTGGCACATCTTACTG GTACGATGCAACTTCAAAAGGTCAGAGTCACAGATTGTACAGGGAAGTTATTAAATCAGACTCAATTCCAAAAGATGAGGGTAATAGGCATTTATCACTCCCCAGCATTCAGTGGGAAACCCTTGCTTCCAATCTTGAAGAATTTGCAGAAGTAGCT AAAAAATTCTCGTTCAGCAAGTCTTCTGTGAAAGTTTCTGTTAGTACAAAGCTTCAGAGCAATGTTATTCCTGCTCTTGAAAAGCTTCGTGAG aagaaagaaaaaacaatgaagaaaaaGCAGAGACAGGATATGCTGTTAAAGGATATTCAAAACTCCTACTGTTCTGGAAATACACGTGCCTGTCGCACTCGAAGACCTATTTGTTATACATTTG AAGCTTATGATCGAACAATAACGGAGGCAATACAGCTAACAAA taaaagaaaaagatctCCTGTCGCTGACCAAGACAAAACCAGACAATCAGAAGATCAATCCAAGACAAAAGATGTTTCAACAGACAGTGATTCTGAGCGGGATATCATGCAAATATCTGATGATGTTGATGCTGGTTATGAAGTTGAGAATGATGGTATCAGCGAGGAGGAGAATTTTGTTGATGGAGAGTTAGTCAACTCAGAAGCTCTCTCAAGCCATGCAGTTTCTTATCCCAAGGGGGTTCGGTGCAGCAAGCGGCTAGCTGGAGTTCCTAGCCACGCCATTTTGGAAAGCAGAGGCTTAACTACAAAGCAAACATTAAGACAGAGACCCACTCGCAATTCTGCTTTAGAATCTATCATGATATTGGATTCAGAGGATGAAGAACATGATGGGAAGACAGATTTGTCCGATTCTATTTAG